The window AACATATCAGAAGATACAGAGTCTGCGTTGTGCTGATTTAACAGACTAAGCCAATCTCGTTCACTACTGTATATGTGGAATAAATGTTTAAGTCAAAAATAATTTGTTGATGATGCTTGAGTCGTCAGTTTGATTCCGCTATATTGGTACAGCATGTGCTTTTTGGGTTGACATGATCTGGTTACACCCTGCAAGAATGTAAGCACATTGAATGCAACTAACTCCCAGATGATATAATTATTGCAACACTAAAATGCACAAGTTACGGGCAACGGGTTCCTACAGCAACCCTGCCGGGACGCTAGAGCAACAGTAACAACAAAGGAAGCTTTTTCTAACTGTGGCTGTGAAACTGAACtgtttcacaaaaacacacacatacaaacacacacctgcatatTTTGTGCACACCCACGTGTACCATGTGGTAAATTCGAGGAACTTAGgctttcaaaaacaataaaacagaagaattCACGGGTTATAAAATAGATGATTATTGTCTTTCTCATATGGGGGAAAGGTTATTGCATAACTTTTATTGGCCAAGATGTTATTGTACGTGACAACATTTTTGAACACCTGTGACACAACTGTAGACCTcacatttatgaaatgtttgacGTACCTTATGTTACTGAAAGCCCCTCATTTCCTTTGAATTTTGGAGATAGAATAAAGACAACACCGTCTCCTGATTCTGAAGAAGcagtatgtttatttatgtttccctccTAATAACTTAGGGCAGACTCACAAACTTGTGAGATAGTGTGACTGCTTTATATACATGACTTGGAGCACGACTCGGAGAAGAAGGTATGTTAGAGGATAAGTGCATAAGCAAACACGTGGCCCCATGTAGAAACTGACTGTCACGCTCCCAAGACTGAATTGTGCATCTATGAGAAATGGGTTGTCCCAGTTAGAGGGGCTTCCCTGTGAATTTGGATCCTATCTGAAAGTAAGCTTGTATTGGGAATCAAACTGTCTGAGCAGATTCCAGAGGTATCCCGGAAGTTAGGTAATGAAGGAAAGCAAGATTAAATAGGCAGGCAGAGGAGTGAGAGATCAAGCATTATGAAAATGGCTTATGGTTTTTCCATGAgggagtgagaaagagagagagtgcagaTACTTCCAATTTGATTCACTCACAGATGCTTCAAACTCTGCATGTGTTCGCCACAAAATCCATATTGTCTTCAGGCATTTCATTGTGAAAGCTGAGAGTCCACCACAAAGTATTTATAGAGCCAAGTTGAGGCTGGACGCGGAGAGAAGGGATGTGGGCCgtaaaaagaggaaaggaggatgATTACAGAGGAGTTTGCTGCAGGGGAAGTTTGAGGGGCAAAGAGCCAAGGGGAAGACTAGGACAAGGAGTGAGACAGGAGagaaatgaagaggaggatgaaggagggTATTATAGTAAATAACTGAACAgattgtttttggtttgttgaGTAACGGCAGTAAGGTAAAGGaagaattaaaataatgaagaaGTTGTCCAATAAAGATCACTCATGGATTACAAATTTTACATATAATATGTAAAAAGTATGTACAtctcttttttaatttaagtatAGCTAAATTGTTATTGGTGGTAGTCCAAGTGGCACTAGTTTTTTAATTTAGATGAACTCAATAATGCATCTTATGCAGACATTTTACTGTAtctattaaatgtaaaacatcacTCAAACATATCAGTCTCCCTTATCAAGGATAATTTGTAAATCTGACAGTGTAAAAAACACCATCCCATTAAATTAAGTATAGCACAAGAGTCTCacacaaatggaaatattcaagtaaagtgaAAGCACATTAAAACTGAGGACATTTTGCTGCTCGATGGCACAAAAATAATCTGAGAGTGCAGTCAGGCACTGACTTCTGTGCGTGTTATTGTTTTGACATACCAACTGTCACTGTATCTTTTTAATGACACTTATGACACTAGGCTTTTCTGGGATCAtaatgagactgaaaacatataCGTTGTTTTATTGGAGCAAAGTTATTgtttattctgtacacacatcatCTATTGCATATCTGAAGATGTGATCCCTCctttgttgctcttcaaaactCCTTGGGGGAGGTTTTCCTGATCTGAATCATAGTTCTAAGAATAGAGGGTGTCGTAAATTTGTGATAATGGGCTTTATAAATTAATATGACTTGACTTTACTTAACATCTGGCATATTAAGAGGAAACAGATTTGGAGAATATGTAAGAATCAGCCAGTTGAAGGTTTCTGTAGCCAGAAGGaatttgttgctgtgttttgttgctcATATCTTATCGCGGGTTACATCTCAAGGCTATGTTTCATTCGTAGCATTATACAAACCAAACTAATATTTTACAGACATTATTACAGACATTTCATGATTACCTGATcaattattttgtctataaaatgtcagaaaatagtcaTTCCTATAACTCATGAATTGCATTTTTGGCTTGAAAAGTGACTCAAGCAAtaaattgattatgaaaatagttggcagtTAACTGTCTAATCAATCACTCAACTATTGAACTCGTGTTGTGATGATATTTTCTGAGTGCAGGCCTTCAGGTTAAGTCTTGCCAGAGCTGCAGGTTTCATTTCTGCCCAGCGTCAGTGGATGTTAATTGCCCTCTGGACAGACCTCATGCAGTTCATGTCCTGAGCCTCAACTCTCCCCCCCTAAAGTAGGCCTACTTTTGTGTTTGATGAACATTCCCCATATGAGAAAGAAAGTCATTCTCCCTGCTCTCCTTCAATCTTGGTTCCTTCGTTCTTTTCAGAGGATGGAATTGGTGAGGCTGTGTCCGTTGTTGCCTGGACAACAGGTCGGGGATCATTGTGTGCGTGCGGGGCTGACAAAGTCAACAAGTTTTCCCAGGGCTGTCAGAAAAGGAATAGGAGGAGAGCAGAAATAAAGGGGGATGAATGAAGGGGGGAAAGGGTGGCAATGAAAGAGGATTGCAGCAATAAGATCAGCGTGCATGAAAAAGAGACGAGAGAGGCAAGATGTGGGGGttggagaagaggaagagcaaGGGGGGGGGCTGGGGGCGCTCTGTAACAAGAGGTGGTGATGGAGGGGTGGTAGGGAGAGGGAGTGAAGAATTTGGGAGAGGAGAACGAGGGGAGGGAAGGAtgaagaggggaggaagaggatcAAAAAGATTTGGATAAAAGCCCAAGTACTGGGCATGTTGAGACAAGAGGAACACAGAGGGCCAAAGCGGGGGCAATAGGTACACCCATGGACAcacactagcacacacacactttagtaTGCACAGTGACACATATGAAAGGAACACATACATCTCTCTTCACACAAAGCCTGCCTCGTCTTGTACTGCTCTGAATGAAGATAATGACCATAATAGGAACTGACACTTTGAAAATACAACGCCAGTGTCATTCCTATTGAGGCAGCTTGTCCGCTTCCAAATCCACTGAATGGCCGTACTTCTTTTACCACCATTATCCCCACAAAGTCTGTTTAATACTATTAGAGCTGTGGATGACAGTTTAGCCCCGAGGCTCTGTGACTCCATCAAAGTTCGCTCTGCCATGcataaaacttttaaaagtattttctcTGCAGCGGTTTATCAATTCTAAGCCATGATTGTCAAAAATATTTCTTATGCACCCTTAAATCAAGTTGTGGCTTTTCAGTAAGGcctataaaataaaactgatgacAAATTTTTGGTTATGTATAATTTGATAGTATCCAACCTTTTTTTGCAGGAATGCAAACGCTGCCAGACATAGAAGGAAGCAGAGTATTTATCTGTAATTTGATCATCAGCTTTTTCTTCAGCATTATGCTGCATCTGTGTAAAATGTTGCTCAGTGTTGTACTTACTCAGCTACAGTACGTTCTAAGCTTTGACCATGGCTTGATGCCTCGTAGTACAACTGATTTTTACTCTGAATTCAAACATCTTTGCTGTCTTTTTCTCCCTGGCACAAATAGTCAGTTGAGGTCAGGCTGTTTATCTGCAACTGACATCTCTGTCTGCTCGCTGTGTTCACAACAAACTTACATCACACTTGGCGGACGTTGAACTATCAAATAAAAGACTGGGATTTGAACGATGCCAAATCACTTTGGAGTGAAACTTgaaaaccacagaaacacagctttaTGACAAGTTTTCAAAGAGTTTCTCTGTAATTTAGTGCATATGAATGTGCAGTATGTAAACAGATGTTCTGTATTAGATCCGCCCCTGGGTGTTGTACAGTAGGTGTTTTCTCACCAGTAAAGGTCAGAGTCAGATTATGTTTCTTGCCGCTCTTTGTTGTCATAGATAGTTAGTCAGATAACCTGGAAGGATGTATTCCACCTATAATTACAACACCTTTTCCCAGGCTAACTGTATGCTCACAGGGACAGTCAGTAACACATTTATGCAGCTCTGAGATCATGGGACAGCATGACAAGGGATGATagggatgtttgtttttttccaaatgcagaaacaacaacaaaggcaGGAATATGCAGGATTTATTATTAACTTAATCCTGAGATTGCTCTACTCTATTTGAACATGCCTTCACTCTCTTGATACTATTACATGtgcatttgattttttatttatttatttgttattttgtgtttggcAACATTTTCTAGTTACCGAAACCAAATATGTAATTGTAAAGGAAATGtgtgtaattaatttaaaataatgaaatggaTGCTTGAATCTACACTGTTGGTGAATTAATTCATCAATTGATCAATCCGTACACACAGAGCTGCTACATGCACTGCTGTTGCACTGTTGCTCCACCTAAAGGAAGTGTTTGAAAATCCAATATCACATCTCATTCTATGCAGCATACTTCTCTCCTCATTCATTGTCAAGTCATGCTTCTGATAATATGAGCTAAAGTGCAGGTACCAGTGGATAACTAATTATTTGAAAAACTTTATGGAGGATAAACCCTGCAGCACTGATGTACAGTAAAATATATGATATGTCCCTTTCAGGTATGGCCGCTCTAGACAGCCGTGCATCTGGTAAAATGGGTATGAGGGCGGTGATCTACTATACCACCACTACTGTGATTGCTGTGTTCATCGGGATCGTCATGGTGCTCATTATTCACCCTGGAAAAGGATCCAAGGATGAGTTTACCAAGCAACAGCAGATAGAGCGGGTCAGCCCTGCTGATGCTTTTCTGGACCTTATCAGGTACCCGCACACCTTCACCACACCTTCAAGAACCGAACATACACTCACAAGATTTCCCCTGATTTTCCCTTTGAAATCTATACTAATCACACAGATGGAGGTGTTGGTAAAAAGACTAATTAATTGCAAGGAGGACTTAAGTTCTGTGACAGTTGAGATGTTGCTCAAAAGGGCTGACAGTTGCAAATCATTACCATGTCAGACAATGacctttatattttatacattccATCTACTGTAGGTTACTTGGTTCTGATTGAAGTGCATTCTTCATTTGTAAGTAATTTGTTCATCCTAATAACATTGTACTGTTTTGCAGAAACATGTTCCCTCCTAACCTTGTGGAGGCTTGCACTAAACAGGTAACTCTCCCTCCACATTCTTACACTCTCCTTCCTTTTCCTGCCCAGTTACtgtaaagttttattattttggacTATCAACCACTTAGCAGAGATCCCTGTTACAATACAAATTCATTTTATACTACTGTCAGcaatgaaattaatattttctatctaaataaaaacacaaatcttgtgtaaatgttaaagaaaagttgaattaaatctattttttttcaaatggttTCTTTTTGGACACTTAAGAGTGATCCAGTCATTCTAAGCTACCTGATGTATACCTTACATGTGAGCCTTTAcagtgcaccactttcacttcCTTATTCCAAAAAATCTGTACATTTTAGGAAAGATGTAAAGAAGCTGGCAGGATTTTAAAATTTGTACCAGACAACAAACAGCCAATTGTGTTCTGTCTGAATGGCTCATTTATTGAGCTCATGTAAATTACTCATCTTTTCCACTGTTTAGTTTTCTGGAGACATGATTTCTTCATATTCAGCCAACTAGATATGTTCTGGTAGTCATCAATGACTCTGAACCCCTAGAATTTTTATTAATTAGatgaaaatatttacacaagATTCTACAGCCATGCTTGTGGCTCTGTGAAGCTGTTATTAGACACAGCagtgctcacaatgacaatgttagcatgctgatgttaagcaggcataatatttaataatttcacCATCATAGTTTAGCATGTCAGCAGACCTGATGATGGCCATAGAGGAAATGTCAGGGGATTAACACAGTCATTACAATTAATCCTGATAGAGACTTGAATGTGTGCACCAAATTTCCTGGCAATCCTTCCAAAAGTTGTTAAaccatttcactcaaaaccagaAATGTGAACTGTGAAATgcaggaaaagtcagaggatcaccaaagtcattacagttcatcctctggATAATGTGAATGTCATGGGAAAACAAATTCATGGCAAGCCATCAAATTGttagagatatttcagtctgggccaATGTGGCGGCcccactgactgactgacattatCAGCCAAAAACCAGATTTGAATCACTGTTTAAcccattatttttcttttttaaaatctagtTCAAGACGCAGTATGCCAAGAGAGTAGTCCATGTTAAGATGACAGTGAATGATACAATATTCACAGTCAATGGCAGCCAGGCGATAGCTCGGGAGGAGATGATCCCAGTGCCGGGGACAGTGAATGGAATCAACGCTCTCGGCCTGGTGGTGTTCTCCATGTGCTTTGGTCTGATCATCGGGAGCATGAGAGAACAGGGGCAGCCCCTGAAGGACTTCTTCGACTGTCTCAATGAGGCCATCATGAGGCTGGTTGCCATAATCATGTGGTAAGTGCAAACAGGGATGCATGAATGATAGATGAATTATTGGATTTTCCAAAATACAGACAATAACACCTACTGATCCTCAGGTATGCCCCTATCGGTATCCTGTTCCTGATTGCTGGTAAGATTGTGGAGATGGACGACATCACAAGCATGGGTGGCCAGCTGGGCATGTACACAGTGACAGTCATCTGTGGCCTGCTCATCCACGCCATCTTTGTCCTGCCAACGCTCTACTTTGTTATCACCAGGAAGAACCCCTTTGTCTTCATTGCAGGGATTTTGCAAGCACTCATCACTGCCCTGGGAACATCTTCTAGGTATGTGATTGTATTTTGTGTAACACAATACAGCTCAAGTACACTTGAAACCTGGAGGGCCTTGTTGTTCTAAAAGTACTGTAGGTTTGGCCCAGTAATGGTTTATGGTGAACAAAATCTGTTTCTTCCAAATCTACATAGTGTGCAgatttaaaattacaaatgttgcAATTTATAGTCATTGCTGGCTTGCAGTGAATTGTTTTAGGCTTTGGTGTGCAGTTAGGGTGATCAGGGTCAGTATGTTTCACTACTATTTCTCACCTTAATTGACTGGTCAGTGTTAAAAAAGTCAGAGCAACTTActttcccccttctctctctttctgtcaatctccctctccctctatCCTCTCTCAGTTCTGCCACTTTGCCCATCACTTTTAAATGCCTTGAGGAAAACAACAAGGTGGACAAGCGTGTGACCCGTTTTGTGCTCCCTGTAGGTGCCACCATAAACATGGATGGCACAGCCCTGTACGAAGCCCTGGCAGCCATCTTTATTGCTCAGGTTAATGATTATGACCTTAACTTCGGACAGATTCTCACCATCAGGTATGCAACTTACAGTACACTTGCAATTCACCTTTTTCTCCTTAAAAATTCATGAATTGTTTCATTCAGTCAGTATTTTGTGTCTCAAATGGACCTAAAAGGAGCTGATTCAGGAAACCTTTCCTGCTCTTTGTGTTGGATCATTTTTGGATATACAGGAGAATATttctattacattttttttcattaaagcaAGAAATACTATTCAACTAGAGTGAGGCATCTTCAAGCCACAAAAGCACAGGTTCCAGCTTCATGGCGACCATCCAACCACCAGTTCAGCTGTTTGAAGCAGTTGGGGAATAGTATTTCAGCCAAGGGAATTATTTTTAGTGACCCTATCCAATGCTGTTACTGAGGAATGGTTTAGAGTTCAATCCTAGGACGAGTCTGTCTTTTTTGCACtgtaataaataattttttagactatttaaatgtctctctctctctcttttttgcgCTTATTTCCACCAGTATCACAGCCACAGCAGCAAGCATTGGAGCAGCTGGAATCCCTCAGGCAGGACTGGTTACCATGGTAATAGTGCTAACCTCTGTTGGCCTGcccactgatgacatcacactcATCATTGCAGTTGATTGGTTCCTGTAAGTATCGGCTGTAtggtgtaaaatgtaaatgtagatgaaaaaaaaacccacaatcaAACCAGTTTTGCATCAAGATTTTTCCTCCTAGTAGAACCAGTTAACTATTGAGCAgcaaaatactgaaatattgaGAGGAATGAAAAGGATTTTGTcataaggaaataaaaaaaaggggggaggagggtATGAATTCAATCAATTTCCACCCTGGGGGATTTTAAAGGGTTAAGGGATCACATGCTGTATACTCCCAAGTGGATTACAGGACAACTTCCAGAGACACTCCCTTCACATTCCACGTCCCTCAATCCATCTGGTTTTTATTCAGTCGGCATCCAATCCCGATGAAGCCCCGCTTCCCTCTATCTACTGGCTGTGTTTCATGTGATATAAAGTTTGCCTGGAGCAATTAAAACTATGCCTCCAGTCTtcaaatgatattttttttatgtacacaCAGATTTAATTTGCAGTCTCCTTAATGGAAATGTTAAATATCTAGTAATCATGTCTTCctttgtcttctcttgtcttgtcttgtttatTCTCTGCTTTCCCTCAGGGACCGATTGCGCACAACCACTAATGTCCTCGGAGACTCCATCGGTGCAGGTATAGTGGAGCACCTGTCTCGCCACGAGTTGCAGAATAAAGACCCAGAAGTGGGCAACTCAGTGGTGGAGGAAGCAGACAAGAAGCCTTACCAGCTCATCTGCCAGGAGAATGAGTACGAGAACGAGAGGCCTGCTGACAGCGAGACCAAGATGTAGTTGGAGAGATTTTTTCAGAGGTTGCATGAATTCTTATGAAAAACACTACATTGAACCATTTTCTGTTCTAATCTCTACTTTATTTCCCAGTGTCAAAACCTTCCTCTGACAAAATTGGAGATCTCACCTGATCACATGTAACTAGAATAAATGAGCCGAGGTGAGTTCCAACACAGTGGAAGGTCTGATGTGGGCTCTCTTGACATAATGTAGAGAGAAATGGTTCACTGTTGCATTGTTTTTCTAAGGTTTTATGCTATGTATCTGCCATAGGGTGGCAGATGTTTACTATTGAAAATGAACTACTCTAGAGCCTGGTGGTTTGTGGCCTGCATGCCATATCCAACTCCTCTCAGAACTGTCATAACTAATCTCACCCACTAGAGGCCAGTATTGGTGCAAGTCCTGACACCACAGCAGATTTACAGCCCAAAGTTGCACAGACTTGTTCCTGGCTTTAAAgttgttgcttttgtttccGTTCAAGTGGTGTTGAATGTGAAAAGATGTCAATGAAGTGGGAGTGAAAATCTGTGGACTGATGTGAGTGTTGGATATCATGCACATACACTGTGACCAGGCCAACTTCTTTGGGGGAAAAGGGCTGTCTATTTACACATTTCTGTACAGACATTAGTGGCTTTATTTTCTGTGATTATGGTGTTTTTGTACAGGTATAAACTGAATGAATTGTGTCATTTAAACACATGCTTTCCCCGCCCCCTAACTGTCCAAACCAGTCTGCTATTGTTAGGCAAAAGAAGCTGTTAGAATACCATGGCAACTATCATTGTGCCTGCCCTACCAATCTTAATAGGTGAcgccatctttttttttttttgtgaaacataATAGTTTGTTCTTCAAACCACTCATTACAATGGCCAAGACTGATGAACCAAAATCACTCAGCCAAGCTTTTACCTGTAAATTGCTTAGCAGAGAATTCTAACTGTAATCACTTCAGAATCTAAAGCAATTATATTTTGaccaaaaacaaatacaaaaaacaaacaacaccaaAAACGTTATCTAATTTTTCTGTAAGATTTCATTTCACACAATTAAATCATACCCACCCATTCCCAAACAGATTGCTAATACACTCAATAATGCAGCACTGTTTTAACAGGAAGATAGTAAGATAGTGTATTTCTAATAAATAGTTATGGTGATTGTGACTCAACA of the Thunnus maccoyii chromosome 9, fThuMac1.1, whole genome shotgun sequence genome contains:
- the slc1a3a gene encoding solute carrier family 1 member 3a isoform X2 yields the protein MTQSNGENPQRTRSGLHQIRAGIQSRSLLAKKRVENITRSDVKGFFIRNAFVILTVAAVIIGMILGFALRPYKMSYREVKFFSFPGELLMRMLQMLVLPLLISSLITGMAALDSRASGKMGMRAVIYYTTTTVIAVFIGIVMVLIIHPGKGSKDEFTKQQQIERVSPADAFLDLIRNMFPPNLVEACTKQFKTQYAKRVVHVKMTVNDTIFTVNGSQAIAREEMIPVPGTVNGINALGLVVFSMCFGLIIGSMREQGQPLKDFFDCLNEAIMRLVAIIMWYAPIGILFLIAGKIVEMDDITSMGGQLGMYTVTVICGLLIHAIFVLPTLYFVITRKNPFVFIAGILQALITALGTSSRCHHKHGWHSPVRSPGSHLYCSG
- the slc1a3a gene encoding solute carrier family 1 member 3a isoform X1, with product MTQSNGENPQRTRSGLHQIRAGIQSRSLLAKKRVENITRSDVKGFFIRNAFVILTVAAVIIGMILGFALRPYKMSYREVKFFSFPGELLMRMLQMLVLPLLISSLITGMAALDSRASGKMGMRAVIYYTTTTVIAVFIGIVMVLIIHPGKGSKDEFTKQQQIERVSPADAFLDLIRNMFPPNLVEACTKQFKTQYAKRVVHVKMTVNDTIFTVNGSQAIAREEMIPVPGTVNGINALGLVVFSMCFGLIIGSMREQGQPLKDFFDCLNEAIMRLVAIIMWYAPIGILFLIAGKIVEMDDITSMGGQLGMYTVTVICGLLIHAIFVLPTLYFVITRKNPFVFIAGILQALITALGTSSSSATLPITFKCLEENNKVDKRVTRFVLPVGATINMDGTALYEALAAIFIAQVNDYDLNFGQILTISITATAASIGAAGIPQAGLVTMVIVLTSVGLPTDDITLIIAVDWFLDRLRTTTNVLGDSIGAGIVEHLSRHELQNKDPEVGNSVVEEADKKPYQLICQENEYENERPADSETKM